The Thermoplasmata archaeon genome has a segment encoding these proteins:
- a CDS encoding isochorismatase family cysteine hydrolase produces the protein MNDKCLLLIDFEEEWQNRDSKYYLGDFSDRLKNARRLLDAFREKDLMVIFTKHITPDSKTSFVPGSKNVKIIEYLKPLNKEKVIIKNRISPFFKTDLEEHLRQNHITELFICGIMTNLCVRSAVSDAYDRDFKIVLIKDACVSDSEATDKFTFKDIKMTRPEVDILTTSRAIKLLKNGANQTKNF, from the coding sequence ATGAACGATAAATGTCTTCTGCTAATAGATTTTGAAGAAGAGTGGCAAAATAGGGACTCTAAGTACTATCTTGGCGATTTTTCTGATCGCTTGAAAAATGCCAGAAGATTGCTTGATGCATTCAGAGAAAAAGATTTGATGGTGATATTCACAAAACACATAACTCCAGACTCAAAAACTTCGTTTGTGCCAGGCTCGAAAAATGTCAAGATTATCGAATATTTAAAACCTTTAAATAAAGAAAAGGTTATCATCAAAAACAGGATCAGTCCTTTTTTCAAAACTGATCTGGAAGAACATCTGAGACAAAATCATATAACAGAGCTGTTCATCTGCGGAATAATGACAAATCTATGCGTGAGAAGTGCTGTGTCTGATGCATATGATCGTGACTTCAAAATTGTGCTGATAAAAGATGCGTGCGTATCAGATTCAGAAGCTACTGACAAATTTACGTTTAAAGACATAAAAATGACAAGGCCAGAAGTAGATATATTAACAACTTCCAGAGCTATTAAACTATTAAAAAATGGAGCTAATCAAACAAAAAATTTTTAA
- a CDS encoding 4Fe-4S dicluster domain-containing protein, whose translation MVTVKPKLLAEIKELGAFDVSACYSCGTCTALCPLSEENHEFPRKLIRYAMVGDEKKILMSTEPWLCYYCGECTRTCPRGADPAGFMMALRRYLTTKYDFSGFSKLFYRSKKIEILAGSLLFFLTVLIVYLFHGPIVLSSVDLDSFAPLHIVELGDIIVIILLSSLLLTNIYRMFRFTVMWSKKSKIPVSTYFKELFKTLPLHFFTQKRTLKCENGRIDWIMHILIVYGYATLFLLGVFLLDLWQTNTLYPIYNPVRLASYIAAAALMIGAGYGIYGRVKKNSTMRQYSHSTDWYFLTLLYLVVITGIAVTIFKYMDYPMETYVIYTIHFGFVVPLLILEVPFAKWSHLAYRPFAIYFTRLKDAVAKKASIS comes from the coding sequence ATGGTAACTGTAAAACCAAAACTTCTTGCTGAGATCAAGGAGTTGGGTGCATTTGACGTGTCTGCCTGTTATAGTTGTGGTACATGTACTGCCCTTTGTCCACTTTCTGAAGAAAACCATGAATTTCCAAGGAAACTGATAAGATATGCAATGGTCGGAGACGAGAAAAAGATACTGATGAGCACTGAACCCTGGCTCTGCTATTATTGTGGTGAATGCACACGAACATGCCCGAGAGGAGCAGACCCTGCAGGTTTTATGATGGCACTGAGAAGGTACCTTACCACTAAATATGATTTTTCAGGATTCTCGAAATTATTTTACAGATCGAAAAAAATCGAGATTTTGGCAGGAAGTCTTCTTTTCTTTTTAACAGTGTTAATCGTTTATCTATTTCACGGCCCGATCGTGCTCAGCTCGGTAGATTTAGATTCTTTTGCGCCTCTTCATATCGTGGAATTGGGTGATATCATAGTTATAATATTGCTCTCAAGCCTTTTATTGACTAACATATACCGGATGTTCAGGTTTACGGTCATGTGGTCAAAAAAGAGCAAGATTCCAGTTTCTACATACTTCAAAGAGCTTTTTAAAACACTGCCTCTACACTTTTTCACACAAAAAAGAACACTGAAATGTGAAAACGGCAGAATAGACTGGATAATGCATATATTGATCGTCTACGGCTATGCAACACTATTCTTGCTGGGAGTATTTCTGCTGGATTTATGGCAGACAAACACACTCTATCCAATTTACAATCCTGTCAGGCTCGCCAGTTACATTGCCGCAGCAGCGCTGATGATAGGTGCCGGATATGGAATATATGGAAGGGTCAAGAAAAATAGTACTATGAGACAGTATTCTCATTCTACAGACTGGTACTTTCTAACGCTTCTGTATCTTGTAGTGATCACGGGCATTGCTGTAACAATATTCAAATACATGGACTATCCGATGGAAACTTATGTTATATATACAATTCATTTCGGTTTTGTAGTGCCGCTGCTGATCCTTGAGGTGCCTTTTGCTAAATGGTCTCATCTAGCTTACAGACCTTTTGCAATATATTTTACAAGGCTGAAAGATGCGGTTGCTAAAAAAGCAAGCATATCCTGA
- a CDS encoding hydrogenase iron-sulfur subunit produces MEKNKLEPKILVFSTNTISDPGIDLAGMLKLHYPSTVYIINVPCSSIIKPKWILHALQCGFDGVFIAADGTDCPCLSDCTERTSKNVENAQKLMIANGIDPARVKMAAICSVCSEAFVNHIKYFYGALKNM; encoded by the coding sequence TCGACGAATACCATTTCAGATCCAGGCATAGATCTTGCCGGAATGCTAAAATTACATTACCCTTCGACAGTGTATATAATAAATGTACCTTGTTCCAGCATTATCAAGCCAAAATGGATACTTCATGCTTTGCAATGTGGTTTTGATGGAGTATTTATTGCAGCAGACGGAACAGATTGTCCTTGTCTTTCTGACTGTACAGAGAGAACTTCAAAAAACGTTGAAAATGCTCAGAAATTGATGATTGCCAATGGCATTGACCCAGCGCGAGTAAAAATGGCCGCAATATGTTCAGTTTGCTCTGAAGCGTTCGTTAACCATATTAAATATTTTTATGGTGCACTAAAAAATATGTAA
- a CDS encoding CoB--CoM heterodisulfide reductase iron-sulfur subunit A family protein has translation MNSMDEYDVLIIGAGIAGMEAAVNMGDMGFRVLLVEKSPSIGGTMILLSKVFPTLDCSSCICTPKMAAVLHHDKIKTMTFTEIEEIKKENDSFAVKIVKKPRYVIEDKCTGCDQCELNCPVIVPDEYNFGMVGRKAAYIPFSNAAPRIALINIDNCILCGMCERICPANAIDFSQKEVESTVKVKSIIIATGFNLFPAEKIPNFGFGKFKNVINAMQMERLLAPTRPFNTVLRPSDGKIPSKIAYILCAGSRDKTLGNPICSQVCCMYSIKQAQLLSGALPLVDISIFYIDIRAFGKGFEEFYQQSKDMGIRFVKGKISKIEEKNDGNVLLKYENIENSGKLTEEEFDMAVLSVGLLPSQELLPKLNNLKLEQDEALFIRSTGMLSPAQTSIPGIFVAGTAFGPKDIPDSVNSSGDSSAEAAAYIKCHGGNINGK, from the coding sequence ATGAACAGTATGGATGAGTATGATGTTTTGATAATTGGAGCTGGCATCGCTGGAATGGAAGCGGCCGTGAATATGGGAGATATGGGGTTCAGAGTGCTTCTTGTTGAAAAGAGTCCGAGCATAGGCGGGACAATGATATTATTAAGCAAGGTATTTCCTACACTCGATTGTTCGTCTTGTATATGCACTCCAAAGATGGCAGCAGTTTTGCATCATGACAAGATAAAGACGATGACATTTACCGAAATCGAAGAAATAAAGAAAGAAAATGATAGTTTCGCGGTAAAGATAGTAAAGAAACCAAGATACGTCATAGAAGACAAATGCACTGGCTGCGACCAATGCGAGCTAAATTGCCCGGTGATTGTGCCTGACGAATATAACTTTGGCATGGTTGGGAGAAAGGCAGCATACATACCGTTTTCAAACGCAGCGCCGAGAATCGCGCTGATAAATATTGATAATTGTATTCTCTGTGGAATGTGTGAAAGAATTTGCCCTGCAAACGCTATAGATTTCTCGCAAAAAGAAGTAGAAAGCACAGTTAAAGTCAAGAGCATAATCATAGCTACAGGCTTTAACCTGTTTCCTGCCGAAAAAATCCCGAATTTCGGTTTTGGTAAATTTAAAAATGTAATTAACGCCATGCAAATGGAGAGGTTGCTCGCGCCTACCAGACCTTTCAATACCGTGCTCAGGCCCTCAGATGGCAAAATACCTTCTAAGATAGCATACATACTCTGTGCAGGATCTAGAGACAAGACCCTGGGAAATCCGATTTGTTCACAAGTATGCTGTATGTATTCTATAAAGCAAGCACAACTGCTTTCAGGAGCATTGCCGCTGGTTGATATATCAATATTCTACATCGATATTCGCGCGTTTGGCAAGGGCTTTGAAGAGTTTTACCAGCAGTCCAAAGATATGGGAATAAGGTTTGTAAAAGGCAAGATTTCAAAGATAGAAGAAAAAAATGATGGAAATGTATTGTTAAAATACGAAAACATAGAAAACTCTGGCAAACTTACAGAAGAAGAATTTGATATGGCAGTGCTGTCAGTAGGTCTTCTTCCATCTCAAGAGCTCCTGCCAAAGCTCAACAACTTGAAATTAGAACAGGATGAGGCACTGTTCATTCGATCTACTGGCATGTTATCGCCAGCGCAAACGAGTATACCCGGAATTTTTGTGGCAGGAACTGCTTTTGGGCCCAAGGATATACCAGATAGCGTAAATTCTTCTGGAGACTCTTCTGCTGAAGCAGCTGCATATATAAAGTGCCATGGGGGTAACATAAATGGTAAATGA
- a CDS encoding ArsR family transcriptional regulator yields the protein MNNKKTLTVEWLKKNRTVPKEILEKIKEDNKIKAMILNAMKDGPKTIPELSKITGLAASTVTWWLMTLRKYGTVIETGEIESDSFYKYKIKEAK from the coding sequence ATGAACAACAAAAAAACTTTGACTGTTGAGTGGCTCAAGAAAAATAGAACTGTGCCGAAAGAGATTCTAGAGAAGATTAAAGAAGACAACAAAATCAAAGCAATGATATTAAATGCAATGAAAGATGGGCCAAAGACAATACCAGAGCTCTCTAAAATAACTGGATTAGCAGCATCGACAGTTACATGGTGGCTAATGACCCTCAGAAAGTATGGAACGGTTATAGAGACAGGAGAGATTGAGTCTGATTCTTTTTATAAATATAAGATAAAGGAGGCGAAATGA
- a CDS encoding SDR family oxidoreductase: MTNVVITGSTRGLGFCMALDFLKAGCNVTISGHSESSFEKLGYLKEEYKNKILFVACDVRSEKEIENLWSKSYKQWGSVDIWINNAGIISPTELVYKTSFNYVDDIIDTNIKGMIFGSQVAAKNMLEQGHGQIWNMEGYGSNNMIATKMVLYGTSKHALTYFTKGLAKELAGSKVQAGRLWPSMMATDFVLKRPDGGAASSLKDPRFVKIFNILGDRPETVSRFFVSRILANKKNNKRIAWLTYRKIVIRFLLSPIRKRKII; encoded by the coding sequence ATGACAAATGTGGTTATTACAGGAAGTACCAGAGGTTTGGGATTTTGCATGGCACTAGATTTTTTGAAGGCGGGTTGCAATGTTACAATATCGGGGCACAGTGAATCATCTTTTGAAAAATTAGGGTACTTGAAAGAAGAGTACAAGAACAAAATACTGTTTGTAGCATGTGATGTCAGGTCAGAAAAGGAAATTGAGAATCTATGGTCTAAATCGTATAAACAGTGGGGAAGTGTTGACATCTGGATCAACAATGCCGGCATCATTAGTCCTACTGAACTTGTGTATAAAACCTCATTCAATTACGTGGATGATATTATTGATACAAACATCAAAGGCATGATCTTTGGGTCGCAGGTGGCTGCAAAAAATATGTTAGAGCAAGGGCACGGACAAATATGGAACATGGAAGGTTATGGCTCAAATAACATGATTGCAACAAAGATGGTTTTGTACGGTACCTCAAAACATGCTCTCACATATTTCACAAAAGGGCTGGCTAAAGAGCTTGCAGGATCTAAAGTACAAGCAGGCAGATTATGGCCAAGCATGATGGCGACGGACTTTGTATTAAAGCGCCCGGATGGTGGTGCTGCAAGTTCATTGAAAGATCCAAGATTTGTAAAGATATTCAACATTTTAGGAGATAGACCAGAGACTGTATCTCGTTTTTTCGTGTCGAGGATTCTTGCAAATAAGAAAAATAATAAGAGAATTGCATGGTTAACATACAGAAAAATAGTTATAAGATTTCTGTTGTCTCCAATACGCAAAAGAAAGATCATATAA
- a CDS encoding CoB--CoM heterodisulfide reductase iron-sulfur subunit A family protein has translation MVNEKIGVYICYCGGNISDYVNVETVKKQVENIPGVALAKTMMFTCSDSSQEEIINDIKEKGLDAIVVASCSPKLHQHTFRKVAERAGLNPYKYVQANIREQVSWAHSDNPKGATEKAIGVVKGAISRARLAIDLQPIEIESYASVIIIGGGVSGLTAALQFSKLGINVYLIENSPFIGGRIVQWSQLYPAGEKGKEVLSNIVSEIKKRENITLFTNAELIEKSGCVGNFTVKIKLSPRFVLKNSDHFAEAIEKCPIDYPDDFNFGLTRKKAIYSAPEGAYPTLPVIDAKICTKCGECVKICGDAINLEQKEEIITLKAGAILVTTGFDPYTPNNGEFGYGSSKYVITLPQLERILAMSEQQKDLVFENKKIDNIAFIYCVGSRQKKEEGKKVNEYCSRYCCTSAIFTSLELLKKHSSLKIYHLFRDIRTYGKNELFYDEASRKGVIFIKYDENDPPKVTSKKEYLLVSVNDILTDNELLEIPADLVVLVTGMVTRDQDGLSRVLKIPSGRDGFYNEIHPKLKPVETVIGGIYIAGTAQGPKNVQESVASALSAVSKASSLLMKGKVELEPNIASVDDNLCVWCNKCLEVCPYEAISKISNGEKEIAYILRGLCKGCGACVPVCPNDAIQVLGYTDEEILESISSMASKVGDD, from the coding sequence ATGGTAAATGAGAAAATTGGAGTTTATATATGTTACTGTGGCGGTAATATTTCAGATTATGTAAATGTAGAAACTGTGAAAAAGCAAGTTGAGAACATTCCTGGCGTTGCACTGGCAAAAACAATGATGTTTACCTGCTCTGATTCTTCACAGGAAGAGATCATAAACGACATAAAAGAAAAGGGCCTTGACGCGATTGTAGTAGCATCATGCTCGCCAAAGCTGCATCAGCATACTTTCAGAAAAGTTGCTGAAAGAGCAGGATTAAATCCATACAAATATGTGCAGGCAAATATCAGAGAGCAGGTTTCATGGGCACATTCTGACAATCCGAAAGGTGCAACGGAGAAAGCAATAGGAGTGGTCAAAGGAGCAATTAGCAGGGCCAGGTTAGCCATTGACCTACAACCTATAGAAATAGAGAGCTACGCGTCAGTGATCATAATTGGAGGAGGAGTAAGTGGTTTAACAGCAGCACTGCAATTTTCGAAACTTGGCATCAACGTTTATCTGATTGAAAATTCACCATTCATCGGTGGCAGAATAGTACAATGGAGCCAGCTCTATCCAGCAGGTGAAAAAGGCAAAGAGGTGCTTTCAAATATTGTAAGCGAGATAAAAAAACGAGAAAACATCACTTTATTTACCAATGCTGAGCTTATAGAAAAATCGGGATGTGTGGGAAACTTTACTGTAAAGATCAAACTTTCTCCGAGATTTGTGTTAAAAAATTCCGATCATTTTGCAGAGGCAATAGAGAAGTGTCCCATCGATTATCCTGACGACTTTAATTTTGGGCTGACTCGAAAGAAAGCTATTTACAGTGCACCTGAAGGCGCATACCCAACCCTTCCAGTCATAGATGCTAAAATATGCACCAAATGTGGTGAATGTGTAAAGATATGTGGCGATGCCATAAACCTTGAGCAGAAAGAAGAGATAATAACTTTAAAAGCAGGAGCAATACTTGTCACTACAGGTTTTGATCCATACACTCCTAATAATGGAGAGTTCGGATACGGATCCAGTAAATACGTAATAACTCTTCCGCAGCTTGAAAGAATACTGGCTATGAGCGAACAGCAAAAAGATCTTGTTTTTGAAAATAAAAAAATTGATAATATAGCATTTATCTATTGTGTAGGCAGCAGGCAGAAAAAAGAGGAAGGAAAAAAAGTAAATGAATACTGTTCCAGATACTGTTGCACTTCAGCAATATTCACATCGTTAGAGCTACTAAAAAAGCACTCTTCTTTAAAAATATACCATCTTTTCAGAGATATAAGAACCTATGGAAAAAATGAGCTATTCTATGATGAAGCATCAAGAAAAGGAGTTATTTTCATAAAATACGATGAAAACGATCCGCCTAAAGTAACTTCGAAAAAAGAATATTTGCTGGTTTCTGTCAATGATATACTTACAGACAATGAACTACTAGAGATACCAGCGGACTTGGTAGTGTTGGTCACAGGCATGGTAACCAGGGATCAAGACGGTCTCTCTAGAGTTCTGAAAATACCGAGCGGTAGAGATGGGTTCTATAACGAGATACACCCAAAACTGAAACCTGTAGAGACTGTAATAGGAGGCATATACATTGCGGGAACTGCTCAGGGCCCAAAAAACGTGCAAGAATCTGTAGCATCAGCATTATCCGCAGTGTCCAAGGCCTCTTCACTGCTCATGAAAGGAAAGGTTGAATTAGAGCCCAACATTGCAAGCGTTGACGACAATCTTTGTGTTTGGTGCAACAAATGTTTAGAAGTTTGCCCTTACGAGGCAATATCCAAGATATCTAACGGAGAAAAGGAAATTGCATATATTTTACGGGGCCTTTGCAAAGGCTGCGGCGCATGTGTACCAGTATGCCCAAATGATGCTATACAGGTGCTGGGATATACTGATGAAGAGATCTTAGAATCGATCAGTAGTATGGCGAGCAAGGTTGGTGATGACTGA